A window of Nicotiana tabacum cultivar K326 chromosome 24, ASM71507v2, whole genome shotgun sequence contains these coding sequences:
- the LOC107808245 gene encoding adoMet-dependent rRNA methyltransferase spb1-like has product MGKVKGKHRLDKYYHLARECKYRSRAAFKLTQLNSKFSFLNSSQSVLDLCAAPGGWMQVAVKNVPVGSLVIGVDIVPISPIRGAIAVQEDITTPKCKSTIKRIMAEKGVKGFDLVLHDGSPNIGGAWAMEATLQNALVIDSVKLAAEFLARNGTFVTKVFRSQDYNAVLYCLRQLFEKVEVDKPLASRLESAEIYIIGLKYKAPAKIDPRLLDIKHLFQGGKEPPKVVDVLRGTKQKRHRDGYEDGQTLLRKVCFAADFVLSDIKSLGSVTSITFDDPASLPMRDHPLTIQEVGTLCEDLRVLGEQDLKHLSKWRKLMRKALAPPEKISNPEAVVECESEEDEDKRLAEEMEELKDTALRKNKREKRLLAKRLAKDKAREVLGMQSDATEDGYVDQELFSLTLIKGKRDVVAVDDDETAEVNSEDDGDDLEAPENASSDVDSEEERRRHDDEIERFLEDQNERYMARAERKPKRIKRSKISYLDDGKLLQGGDEDGMTHSAQDSDIDKGEDEVNPLVIPLETAPTQDEIVKTWFTQDVFVEPEEQDLLDKYNGDDEMLIDRVGESVPNSKTQTNEELIQIPASETVEDFEIVPAPPTDSSDSASDESDEFGDGSDKKAEIVATAKKLILKRQREEMMDDGYNKYMCDDEGLPKWFVDEEQKHRQPIKPVTKEEVAAMRAQFKDINARPAKKVAEAKARKKRAAQRKLEKIRKNANSISDQADISDRSKTRMIEQLYKKATPKTPGKEYVVAKRGVQVKVGKGKVLVDRRMKKDARRHGMSKQGPNRSGSMISMI; this is encoded by the exons ATGGGGAAAGTGAAAGGAAAACATCGTCTAGACAAGTATTACCATTTAGCCAGAGAATGCAAATACCGTTCAAGGGCTGCATTCAAACTGACCCAACTCAATTCCAAATTCTCTTTTCTGAATTCATCTCAATCCGTTCTCGATCTTTGCGCCGCTCCGGGCGGTTGGATGCAAGTCGCCGTCAAAAATGTGCCCGTCGGCAGCCTTGTTATAGGCGTAGACATTGTTCCAATTAGCCCGATTCGCGGTGCAATTGCTGTACAAGAAGATATTACGACGCCAAAGTGTAAATCAACCATTAAAAGAATTATGGCTGAAAAGGGTGTTAAAGGGTTTGATTTGGTATTACATGATGGGTCTCCTAATATTGGTGGAGCTTGGGCTATGGAAGCTACTCTGCAGAATGCTTTGGTCATTGATTCTGTTAAGCTTGCTGCTGAATTCTTAGCTCGTAATGGAACTTTTGTTACTAAG GTTTTTAGATCTCAAGACTATAATGCTGTTCTTTACTGTCTAAGACAG CTTTTTGAGAAGGTTGAGGTAGATAAACCTTTGGCAAGTCGTTTGGAATCTGCAGAAATATATATTATTGGTTTAAAATATAAGGCCCCTGCGAAGATTGATCCTCGCCTTCTTGATATAAAGCACCTCTTTCAAGGGGGTAAAGAACCTCCTAAG GTGGTCGATGTATTAAGAGGGACGAAGCAGAAGAGACACCGTGATGG GTATGAAGATGGGCAGACACTCTTAAGGAAGGTCTGCTTTGCTGCCGATTTTGTGTTGTCTGATATCAAGAGCCTTGGTTCAGTTACTTCAATAACGTTTGATGATCCTGCTTCTTTACCAATGAGAGATCATCCGCTGACGATACAAGAG GTTGGAACACTATGTGAGGACTTGCGTGTTCTGGGGGAGCAAGACCTCAAACACCTTTCAAA GTGGCGTAAGCTTATGAGGAAAGCTTTGGCTCCTCCAGAGAAAATTAGTAATCCGGAAGCAGTAGTTGAATGTGAGAGCGAAGAGGATGAAGATAAAAGACTTGCCGAAGAAATGGAGGAGTTGAAGGATACTGCACtgagaaaaaataaaagagaaaaaaggctTCTAGCTAAAAGACTAGCCAAG GACAAAGCACGCGAGGTGTTGGGTATGCAATCAGATGCAACGGAAGATGGTTATGTTGATCAGGAGCTGTTTTCTCTAACATTGATAAAG GGCAAGAGAGATGTAGTAGCCGTTGATGACGATGAAACTGCTGAAGTAAATAGTGAAGATGATGGAGATGACCTGGAAGCGCCGGAGAATGCATCTAGTGATGTGGACTCTGAAGAAGAGCGCAGAAG ACATGATGATGAAATAGAGAGGTTTCTTGAGGACCAAAACGAAAGGTATATGGCTCGAGCGGAAAGAAAACCAAAGCGGATAAAGAGGTCCAAAATATCGTACTTGGATGATGGTAAACTCTTGCAG GGTGGTGATGAAGATGGTATGACTCATTCTGCTCAAGACTCTGACATTGATAAGGGAGAGGATGAAGTGAATCCTCTAGTCATACCTCTAGAAACCGCTCCAACTCAAGACGAGATTGTAAAAACATGGTTTACTCAAGATGTTTTTGTTGAACCAGAAGAGCAAGATTTGTTGGACAAGTATAATGGCGACGATGAAATGCTAATAGACCGAGTAGGAGAAAGTGTCCCAAATTCTAAGACACAGACTAATGAAGAATTGATCCAAATCCCAGCATCTGAGACAGTAGAAGATTTTGAGATTGTTCCTGCACCACCTACAGATTCAAGTGATTCGGCGTCTGATGAGTCAGATGAATTTGGTGACGGTAGTGATAAAAAGGCTGAAATAGTGGCTACAGCAAAGAAGCTGATTTTGAAAAGGCAGAGAGAAGAAATGATGGATGATGGTTACAATAAGTATATGTGTGACGATGAGGGGTTGCCAAAGTGGTTCGTGGACGAGGAGCAGAAGCATCGACAGCCAATAAAACCAGTGACGAAAGAGGAAGTTGCTGCAATGAGAGCTCAGTTTAAAGATATCAATGCTCGTCCTGCAAAGAAGGTAGCAGAAGCCAAAGCAAGAAAGAAAAGGGCTGCTCAGAGAAAGCTAGAGAAGATTCGGAAGAATGCTAACTCGATATCAGACCAAGCAGATATTTCTGATCGCTCAAAGACAAGAATGATTGAACAGCTTTACAAGAAGGCAACACCTAAAACACCAGGAAAAGAATATGTAGTGGCAAAGAGGGGTGTTCAAGTGAAGGTTGGCAAGGGGAAAGTTCTTGTTGATCGACGAATGAAGAAGGATGCAAGAAGGCATGGAATGAGCAAGCAGGGTCCAAACAGAAGCGGATCCATGATATCCATGATTTAA